The Anopheles gambiae chromosome 2, idAnoGambNW_F1_1, whole genome shotgun sequence genomic sequence aatgcggcaataaaggtggattgggcatgggaacggcggttttccaatagttccaggccaagctgccgacacctgccctcgtaaggaggtatgggggaggacaatccacccaggattttacatatagcaaacctggtgaacgatcgctgcacccgctcgatacgttccacgtgggttcgagctgtaggggaccagactactgagcagtactccaaaatcgatctgaccagagagcagaacagagtcttaaggcacattgggtcggagaaatcgcaagcaattttctttaggagacccaatgttttccgcgtctgattgacaactgagtcaatgtggtggctgaaggtgaggcctctgtcaagccagacaccgaggtcttttacgacataaacacgattgacttgcacagaatttaggacgtacgagtaagtgattggagactgcgaacgactaaacgaaatgacgttacacttatcaggacataaTGTGAGGGATACGATTATGTAGTATGCAGCTCAGATATTAGGCGATTGCTACTGGAAACTGCCCATACATGGCATGAATCAACGAAGCTTGTTGAGTCGTGCTAGTGTACGATTGCACCCTTATTATTGTATTCTAAACGAATACATGCGTAAAATTTCGTACCATATCTGCACTCTTAAAcaattacattattttaacaaTCGAATGGCATCTAGAAATAGATGTTAGTATCGGAACAAAATTATTCGAAAACagtgaaaataattaaagaaaaacttGGATGCGAAGTAAATCGGATaagttaaaattatttttaaagtttGAAACATCttgtttcttttcaaaaatcccaaaaacaaagctgtttgacattttttatgaCCTAACGACCTCGGCGCATTCCGTACTAGTTGATTTTGTTGAAATATATAAATGTATGAATATGAAGTATctgtatgtatatgtatataaagtatatgttttgaaaaaatatctattttttatttcattatacaTACGATTACTtaacataaaaacataattcagCGACAACTTCATGAACAATTAAGTTACAGCTCCAGATTATGTAAATCAAAAACATTATGAGAGTCTTAACCATATTAAAAGCAATACAGCGGTAACCGTtctttatgaaaaaaaaaatataaaaacattatGAAATAAAGCATTGTATGTTCAATATTCATTAAAACCACCAAGGACAATCCTTCTTTAATTGGTGTTAACAATTGTAAAAGAACAACAATTTGAATTTTAGAAAAACATTGGTATAACGTAAAGCAATAAACCGAATTGAAAAAAACGCTCTCTTCACTATTGAtataaaattatcaaaaaggtttaaaaattTCTCTATTTCGTTTCTTCGCAACAATCCACCCTGATTGGCTGCAACGAAATCACACTTCCCTTCAGCAGCTTCGCTCTGATTGGTTAATACCATTTCGCAAGCATGAACACAGCTACTGAAATTCTAGTGCGTACACTTGCGTTTGATTCAAAGAACCCCTCTTTCAGCCGAATGTATTTTGACCTCAACACTCTAAATGTTTTATAAAGTGCAGCGTTTTGACTTGGGATTATACATAGTTTTGaatgataaaatatattataCCAATTTCATCCTTTTTGTATTACTCAAATATAGTTTTACAGAGCGTTAGCTCTGtcttaaaaaaagtaaaaactaTAAACAAGTAAACCATCAATGCGTTCTGTCTGTTAATACCCAAGTGCCGTCTgcacacattttaaaatgatttcttaTGCAGTGAAGGAATTTCTGTTCggataaaaaatatgtatttaacATTCTACCTGTTCCGCTGTCGGTGCCGTATTTGTAGTGGATGCAgccgaaagcaaaaaacaccGCACATGCGCCCTATCGCCTCCCTCTAGACGTTCCTCCCAATATTTCTTTTCTCGCTTATTCCACCGGCAAGAGAAGTTCTGATGTTGATCGTCGTTGTCTCACTTCCAAAACGTGCTTGCACGTCCTTATGCTTCCTTCTTCACGCAGCTTGCAGCGGGATGCAATGGCAAAGCAGTATCGGGTATTGTACGGTGGCGGCATGTGCTGCATAAACAATGAAGACCAGTCTGTCACTAGTCGCTGTTGCCAGCAGACGTGTTCGTCTTGCGAGCCGTACGTACAGTTTTGTCGGATTTGAGTCATAGTCGTTTTAACCATTACAAGTGCGTgtatttgatttgatattgCTTATACTGTCTTGTGTAGAAAATATAAATCCCTCAAAAAGTGTTGAAATTATAATTTCACAAttctaattattattaaaattaaaactacaACAAATGGTTTATCATCGGCGAACAAGTGAAATGAATATTTATGGTAGATAGGGTTAAGATCGTGTTGGAAACCTGACAACTATCAATATCATAGCAGTGGAAAGTGCAGTGAATTAACACAATCCATTCTGAGCAAACCAAAGGAATTGGAATAAAAGAGatacaaaaatattcaaaatgaaTTCGTAAGTCACTCAGAACAAACAAATATGTTGATAAGTTTTCATCTCACTATTGAAAAGTATTTCTGGTTTTCCTTTACATTTTTGTACTTTGGTGATCGTCCTTGCTGTTCTTGCTGGATCGTGCTGGTCGCTTTTATAAGCCTGTGCATGTAATGGAACCACGTATCGTACATTACGCGTATTATCTTAAATCAGTTTAGGGCACAATgattatttgaaaaattagTATGACTATGCGCACTGTTGCATAACTATTCCATAACTTTATTTAATAAGTTCTCTAACAATTTTTACACGAATACATCCAATGCGGAAACAAATTTTCTTGTCTAACTTGTCCAAATGAGCTTTTAAACATCGGGAAATATCAAACGAAATTTGAACCGAAAATTGTTCAGATTTTCTCAGTACTTGCAATCAACGCtcccgacaacaacaacaaaataaataaataaaaagaccAATTTTCGAGACTGCTACGAATGTATGCAGCTTGTCCTGACAAGCGACAACAGGTTTTGCGCAGATTGTTGATTGAGAACATACAAAAAGAGCCCGATTCAGACAGTCGACCTACGAAATGCCTCATCATGCAGAAGCGGAGCTGCAATTGGCAAAAAACTACAGCAGGCAGGAATTTAAAACCGAGTACAATACATAATGTGTCGAATGAAAGTTTTTAGATGCAGTTCAGCCCGGTGTTCCGGGTTTTTAATGTGAAGAAGAATCGGTGATTTTCTTACCATTTGTGTTTTACTTCACTATCCTTGCTATATTTGGCATGGtagtgaaaacttttttttatcaatatcGCAACGTAACTCTCCAAAACGTACATTTTTCTGTTCTTCTtatcattctgaatacatctAGTTAAAACTTTCGAGCGTATACTATAAAAATGTACAAGGGTTGCCACTATTTGCAAAGTAAGAGCAGAAACAGACGATTTGTCAAATAAACCAACCATGAAACATTTGCAGATTTGTATTTGTTGGACGTTTCTCTTAGaattatgtttgatttttcagtacGATTCGGATCGTCTATTATGCTGCGGGTGACACATTGGAACAGAACAGGGTTATTTCAGAGATGTAATATTGGCTCTCTGTTCTATTCAATAATAGATCGTTGATTGCTAGTAGGTGACGTCTTATTTAGTCACTTCAATGCTACAATTGGCAATACTGCTATGATTAGAACATTGGTATATTACGTCCTGTCAAAATCTTCCACCACATTGTCCCCTTACGTTGCTCTATTACAATAAGCGAGCACGTGCACTGTCGAAGGAACGCTAAACTTTTTCCCCATCAACGGTTTACCACGAACATTAACGAAATCTTTGACATTCCGTCGTAAACACAATCGATTCATGGTTCAGCTCCCGCACAGCTTCTCCGTACAAACATTCCGTTTCATCTACCATGCACTCGTCTCCCTCGAAAAAATGGAGCGTAGAGAAAACCAAAAGTGAAGCTCATTTTCATAAATGCTCAATTTGTGTAATACCACTCCCGTAATTACGTTATGAGCGTAGTGTGAGTCATTTTACGCCAATAGCCGAAACACACTGCTAACAGGTTAGGATATGTACAGGGGCTCTGGAATAAATACCGTCTGCAATACAAGCATTTTGGTGATGATGTGGGGCGTTTTCATCTAATGGAGTCACCCTTCATTGCTAAACATGTAGCGCCGTAAACTGCACCAGTCACTAGGAGTGTAAGTAGGCATGCTTTTCCATTTGTTGCTTAAATCTTCACTAGGATTTTCTCATGCACCAGAATTAATGAGAGAATTGTATGAGTTCGCTATTTATGTTGGTGACCAATATTGTAATTCGTTTGAATTACTTCTTCATTACGAATGACATTGGTTGTGGTGATTGGATCGCCATTTGATTAAATCTTGGGTTAGAATTAATTACTGTTCCTAATGAGTATTTTTTCTTACATATTCTCGCAATTATCCTTACCTGATTTTATGGCCTGCTTCTTACTGCTCTTAATAACCTTTATAGTCTTCCCAGACTTTTGTAGAGAAAGAGaactattttaaaattgtgcTATTCTAAAAAGTTGAAACGAACGATTAGTACGGAATTTTGATGACCAGTTCAGCATATAATGCAGTGCGTAGAATAGTCCCGTGAGTTGCCTTGTGAACGAACGGAGCTCAAACCACAAACCGCCTTGCCCCTGCCAGGTAGAAGAAGGAAGTTTTGCGGATCACCAAGTATGGGTGCAGATATTCtaaattctctctctcttggctCTCCTCGCTCAGGAGTTACAGGAACCCTTAACTTTTGTTAAAGTGTATTGCCCCTGTTATCCTAAACTGGCCACTAATTCCTTGTTCTTCATTTTTATGAACCTAGTGAATCTAGGTGAATTATGCATCCACTTAacaatgaaaggaaaaatacaTCGTTTTATTTAGTTAAACATCATAACCTGTTAAAATATTTCCTTGAACTCATTTATGtaagcaattaaaaaaaacctctttGCTAGATATTAAACATTCAAATCAGATATCCCTTTTCAAACGTCTAGCCCGTTAAGTGtaccagcagcaaaaaaagcgtgaaagaaaagccaaaatatgttaatttcttcaaatacAATCATACCACCAAACGTGGAAGAAAGTTGTGCAAGGATAACAACATTATTCTCGAATGCAAACTGCCGTTATAAGCTTACATTCAAATGCGTTCCTATGCAAACGTTATTGTTTTGCACATGTCTCCTAAACATccataaatttgatttttgttaagTCAACCCAATCGGAGACAGCTACTGGGAAGCCAATGATGCACAATTGATGCAGCCCCATTAGTCACATTCAAATCAGTCGCTCTAAATCGATTACACGTATGAGGAAGATGTTCGACCCTCGAGATAGCGTTGTTTAAACATGGAATAAAACAAGTTTGTCCGCTTGAAAAAGGCACCCCCATTAGACAAGCAGTGCTCAGGCAATcagcaaaaaatacacataGCGGCTCCTGCGTACAGCAAGCATCTGTGAACAATTTCGTACATAAATTGTTTCACTCTTTTCGATCGTTATTTTTTGTAGAGCAGGAAGCTATTGCTTAGGAAAAAAACGAGCATAGCATTACCAGTTGGTGCGAAGTGATTGTCGTTCTTGCAATAAAAGAAGCATCTTTccagagcaaaaaaaaaagatgacaaaaatactttcaaaagaaaaatgatctAAAAGCTGATGTTGCACCCTATTTTGCAAGAAATGTTGCCTATTTACTGCGTGCGATAAGCTGAATTTGTTAACGGTCTGGTCGTTTTACAGAACATTGTTAACAAGTGTTTCAAGTTGTAAAAAGGAAATCCTTGTGCTAGGTTGGTATTTTTCACAATTGAAGAAAATTATTGTAATCCCAAGTTAATATTCGTTTATTTTGCATATGttgtccttgctacgggacCTTTTAGGGAAGCCCTATGGCAGTAAGAACATATCAAACAGTGACAGTAGAAAGAGTAGAATTCCTGTCATGCACGGAAGGATGGTGAAACAATAAATGCAAAATAGACCGTTGAAGTGGGGTGCCAAAATTCGAAGCCTTAGCTTTATCGCATGAGCAACATAGTTGTACCAACTGCTCCATCAGAGCCTAATACGCGAATGAAGTCTATTGATTTCCTTCAATGAGCCTAGAAGTAATCAAGTTGATATTGATCACGTGACTTTTGGTTAAGAGGAACGAAATGAATCGAAAGGAATCAGAAAAGGTCATTTACACAAAAGTATTAATGTCGATTTGAATGCATTGCCTACATTCCACTGTGCAGTAGACTGCAAATACATGTACGAACTGCtaacctttttttctattcttcaGATCGGTTTAGACCTGTTATTAGACTACTGCTCTTTGAAGAGTAAAGGGAATTAGATTCCCTACAATTCCTGTACTGCTATTGCCATTCCTATGTAATACCCCATTCAAAACGTGAGCTTCGAGAAGGGCATTTGTTTTCGTGTGGAATCTGGTTCTTGAGCTGCGATGTAAtctaatttacatttttacagCCTCACGCCGCACAAGCtatgttttaatgaaaatgcGTAAATTTTTAACGTTTGCCGCGGtcgattcgttttgttttatttttctttgcatttttTACCTATTAGTTTATTCCCTACCAACCCCAGAATCCTTATTCCTGTAATTCATTCTAAGGTCGATTAATTAATCGCGAAATGGCAGTGGTAGCAAGTAAGACACGAATCAACACTTGCAAGATGCTCAGCGCGCtacgaagaagaataaaagGGAAGCTTATGTGCGTTAAAAAGACAATTTGTTTTGACCTTTTTTTGTAACCTTTTTGTTCGCCCTAACTCTGCATCTTGCAGTAACAGCGTGTTGGTATTTGTCGGCGAATGTTTGgataaaacaaattatacCGTAGTGCGACAACCCTCCTCATGCCTCGGTATGGTAACTGGTAACTATTGAACTGTGCCTCGAGCAACAGTGAGCAACCCAATCCCTAGCGTCCAGCAAAAAGAACGCATTTTTCTTCAGTTCTTTCGAAGATTCGGCTAGCAGTAGAACTTTACGGCCACTAGAAAGTCCGATGTCTTACGTATAATGCCATATTGACAGCAGTAAATTATGTCTCATTCGCAAAAGAACGTATAAACGGCACTCTTGGTGATCATAAATCATTTCTGCGCTAAGATGAAAAATGCTTCCCAGAACCATGCGGAACGAATGAGCGAAATAAATGTGCGAACTATTACCACCCCCAATCACAAAAAAAGTCAACCAGAAACGGAAGATTCGGTTTCACGATAGTTAATTATCCAAAATTGGGATAAGCGGCGAAATATGCAATATGTGACATATGCATGATGTACGAGTAACGTGTTGCTTGGTCGGTGAAGCGAGGTATGGTGCGATTGGTTCAATTCAGATTATTTTGTTACTAGAACAAATCGACACAAATCCACACTCACACGTTGTTGATAGTTGATCTATTGAAGAGAATGAGAAATGTTTTTCGGTTGCAATCAGGAAagatatatttttgaattggCTCGAAGATTGGACGCAGTGTATTTACAGTCATGTTGAAACTTATTCTGAGCTCCAAGGGTGGCTTGTCGGACTACTGGATAGACGTAGCGTATCCCATGACAGGACGAAcagattttattttcattggGGATATTTAGAATAGATTCGACACCCAGAAACTTTGTTGTAGATTGTAGTAGTTTACATGCATTTTAGTATTTTAGTGcgaaacacacaaattaaagTATTTAagaatgtgtttattttaatattttcacaTGTGGCAATTCTTTTTGGATTCTGTGATTAATTATGTTATAAATATggcatttttttctcctttagAATTGTCATTGTTTACATACCACATACGGTCGAATATACACCTGATGTACAATTTTCCTCTTTGGAGTATGTTACTGTTCCAATCAATGAATCCAAAATCGAAACCATTAGTATGAATGCGATGaaatcaaattcaaacatGAACTGTGAAACAACGATGGAAAACGCTGAAAAGCTTAATCAACACATCATGAAGGACGATCTGATTTTGCTGGCTTCGGAGGAAAAATCGGTAAGTAAGTCCCTCAAAAGGCGATATTCATGTTACAGTAACAAACAACTAAATCCAATGAATACTTATTTGTTTATAACACACGTTTTCTAACAGAGCTTGAGGCGCAGCTGTGGTTTTCTGGAAGACGAAGGTCATGCGGCTTTAGATAGTGatacaaatccactaaactaCGTTCCAATAAGCAATGAAATAATTTTGGAAGTATCGTCGTCAAGCTTTGATGAAGGAATAGGCTTGAGTAACACTGAAGAATCAAGTGATGATCAAGCGAGTGCCAAATCCGACTCGCTGACAGCCAACAACTCTGTGAAGAATCCAGCAGCGAAAGGCTATCAACGTAAGCAAAGTAAGGATAAATTAAAAAACTACAAATGTGAAATCTGCCAACAAGTGTTCATGATGAAAAAACACCTTCGGGAGCATCATGTAATTGAGCATCCGGGAGAAAACTGTAACAAATGTGCCATATGTGAAAAAACGTTCAAACTACGGTCGAATCTTCGGCAGCATCTTCGTATCCATACGGGTGAACGTCCATTTCGATGTGACATTTGCGGCAAGACATTTGTACAGGGCAGCGCTCTAACTGTCCATCGGGAATTACATAAGGAGCAGCGTGACTATGAGTGCTCAGTTTGCAAAAAAGCATTTAAATCGAAGTTTGCCTtcaaaaaacacgaaaaagtACACATTGGACTGCGGCCATTCAAGTGTGATGAGTGTGGAAAATCAttcacccaatcatgtaaccTGAAAGCACACCAAAAATTGCATACAGGAAATCACGCATATCATTGCACGACCTGTTCAAA encodes the following:
- the LOC4576586 gene encoding zinc finger protein 160 isoform X1; this encodes MNAMKSNSNMNCETTMENAEKLNQHIMKDDLILLASEEKSSLRRSCGFLEDEGHAALDSDTNPLNYVPISNEIILEVSSSSFDEGIGLSNTEESSDDQASAKSDSLTANNSVKNPAAKGYQRKQSKDKLKNYKCEICQQVFMMKKHLREHHVIEHPGENCNKCAICEKTFKLRSNLRQHLRIHTGERPFRCDICGKTFVQGSALTVHRELHKEQRDYECSVCKKAFKSKFAFKKHEKVHIGLRPFKCDECGKSFTQSCNLKAHQKLHTGNHAYHCTTCSKTFRFKSHYQDHLMTHTKEKKYCCAQCGRTFAYKNSFQRHTLIHRDEAQHQCMGCGKQFSKLSHLTFHYKSQGCARKLAQEGEVDRASKNLTCDICNSVFERDDTLLAHRNELHSCEDNVHEKGRCRYKCVICSKSFQEEKELRTHFKLHEADDCPFQCGMCGILNLNNT
- the LOC4576586 gene encoding uncharacterized protein LOC4576586 isoform X2 — its product is MNSIVIVYIPHTVEYTPDVQFSSLEYVTVPINESKIETISMNAMKSNSNMNCETTMENAEKLNQHIMKDDLILLASEEKSLEAQLWFSGRRRSCGFR